The Virgibacillus dokdonensis genome includes a window with the following:
- a CDS encoding methyltransferase domain-containing protein, producing the protein MNNVESSVNNRYSNAARSNESNLCCPVEYDTKYLKIIPDEIIEKDFGCGDPLGKIKEGDTVLDLGSGGGKVPYIVSQIVGETGKVIGVDMNDDMLALAKKYQQEIIETLGYDNVTFHKGKIQNLKLNLDELNKYIETNPATNIQDFNAINDHIHYLEEKLPMIEDNSIDVVISNCVLNLVSTKEKEQLFNEIYRVLKDGGKAIISDIVSNIVVPEQMRNDENLWSSCYSGAMEENEFISAFENAGFYGIEIDKREDTWTTINDIDFRSMTVIARKGKEGPCINKGQSVIYKGPFKHIEDDDDHIYQRGERTFVCEKTFNILQQEPYAQLFEFLDENKSQVDSNDECCTPTCNC; encoded by the coding sequence ATGAATAATGTGGAATCTTCAGTAAATAACCGTTATAGTAATGCAGCAAGGAGTAATGAATCTAATCTTTGTTGTCCAGTAGAATATGATACTAAATATTTAAAGATTATTCCAGATGAAATCATAGAAAAGGACTTTGGATGTGGTGATCCATTAGGTAAAATAAAAGAAGGAGATACTGTTTTAGATTTAGGATCTGGCGGTGGCAAAGTTCCTTATATTGTCTCACAAATTGTTGGCGAAACCGGAAAAGTTATTGGCGTAGATATGAATGACGATATGCTTGCTCTTGCTAAAAAGTATCAGCAAGAAATAATTGAAACTTTGGGTTATGATAACGTTACGTTCCATAAAGGTAAAATTCAAAATTTAAAATTAAATTTAGATGAATTGAACAAATATATAGAAACCAATCCAGCAACCAATATACAGGATTTTAATGCTATTAATGATCATATTCATTACTTAGAAGAAAAACTACCAATGATTGAAGATAATAGTATCGATGTAGTCATTTCGAATTGTGTGTTAAATCTTGTTTCAACTAAGGAAAAAGAACAATTGTTTAATGAAATATATCGGGTTTTAAAAGATGGTGGTAAAGCTATTATATCTGATATTGTATCTAACATCGTTGTTCCAGAACAAATGAGAAACGATGAAAATCTATGGAGTAGCTGCTATTCAGGAGCAATGGAAGAAAATGAATTTATAAGTGCATTTGAAAATGCTGGTTTTTATGGCATTGAAATTGACAAACGGGAAGATACATGGACTACTATTAATGACATCGATTTTAGAAGTATGACTGTTATAGCACGTAAGGGGAAAGAAGGTCCTTGCATTAATAAAGGGCAATCCGTTATATATAAAGGTCCTTTTAAACACATTGAAGATGACGATGATCATATTTATCAGAGGGGTGAAAGGACTTTTGTATGTGAAAAAACATTTAACATTTTACAACAAGAACCTTATGCACAACTCTTTGAGTTCTTAGATGAGAATAAAAGTCAAGTTGATAGCAATGATGAATGTTGTACACCAACATGTAATTGCTAA
- a CDS encoding permease, which yields MADSLIEFIKTFLMLSVELLALFIVVSFIVSLIQQVVSEEKIKRFLNRPNKAVNYILGTFFGAVTPFCSCSTIPIVAGLLNSKVPFGPSMSFLIASPLMNPVMIFMLWALLGWKIALVYFIILSIFSILAGLVFSKFHLLETYKGVTVKGDGFFSNHQGSKMKRALNDAWAFLFPMLPYLFIGVFIGAFIYGFIPADFITKYASGDGIFSVMIASVIGIPMYIRPETMLPIAEALVSKGMTMGTVIALVIGGAGASIPEVIMLSKLFKKKFLVAFIATILIVAISTGLIINSIY from the coding sequence CATGCTATCTGTTGAATTACTCGCCTTATTTATTGTCGTTAGTTTCATTGTGAGTTTAATTCAACAAGTTGTATCAGAGGAAAAAATCAAACGATTCTTAAACCGGCCAAACAAAGCTGTGAATTATATACTCGGCACATTCTTTGGCGCTGTTACACCATTTTGTTCCTGTTCAACTATACCTATCGTTGCTGGATTATTAAATTCAAAAGTGCCATTTGGTCCGTCGATGAGTTTTTTAATAGCTTCACCATTAATGAACCCAGTTATGATTTTCATGCTTTGGGCACTCTTGGGCTGGAAAATTGCACTTGTATATTTTATTATACTAAGTATTTTCAGTATTTTAGCAGGGCTTGTATTTTCAAAATTTCATTTGTTAGAAACATATAAAGGTGTAACGGTTAAAGGAGACGGCTTTTTCAGTAATCACCAAGGGTCTAAAATGAAGCGAGCTTTGAATGATGCATGGGCATTTCTTTTTCCAATGCTTCCCTACTTATTTATAGGGGTATTTATCGGAGCGTTTATTTATGGATTTATCCCGGCAGATTTCATTACAAAATACGCCAGTGGTGATGGTATATTTTCAGTTATGATTGCTTCTGTTATTGGGATTCCCATGTATATTCGCCCTGAAACGATGTTACCGATTGCGGAAGCGCTGGTCTCAAAAGGTATGACAATGGGAACTGTTATTGCATTAGTTATTGGCGGTGCAGGCGCAAGTATTCCAGAAGTAATTATGTTATCCAAATTATTTAAAAAGAAGTTTTTAGTAGCATTCATTGCAACTATTTTAATTGTAGCTATAAGTACTGGTCTTATAATTAATTCAATCTATTAA